The following coding sequences are from one Oncorhynchus kisutch isolate 150728-3 linkage group LG23, Okis_V2, whole genome shotgun sequence window:
- the hwa gene encoding protein huluwa, with product MSQIGPSTPPSNRSDGLPITSLTLLIILLLPCVVLLLLLNCLFLGYKLHICSKKNRKRQREDYESMLQSTLSMRQRMTRISETPLLPNQDGKGDYISVAETIRAQPSNASRTSSKERAAVDQRIRFIRPDGATGGGLESLRTQSTILATSRVDQTRRSRMYSRNKMNWRRSAPVLPQSSDSEVERPNLVPPNSPALNNPHSTVTSDQRPMRRCSTMELLNNIEHQFDMVDFECEYTSNIPPEMSCFVVSDNYSTMGPGLDSDFGASAGVSLRILSADSDGLNNGVWDSGMEWDYYDPCYVREKNIPKQKHHMPALHTKHYWV from the exons ATGTCGCAAATAGGCCCATCAACACCACCCTCAAATCGGAGTGATGGTTTGCCAATTACCAGTTTAACGCTACTTATTATTCTACTCTTACCGTGTGTGGTTCTTCTGTTGTTGTTGAACTGTTTGTTTCTGGGTTACAAATTACACATTTGTTCAAAGAAGAACAGAAAAAGACAACGAGAGGACTAcgagagtatgttacagtctactCTGTCGATGCGCCAGAGAATGACCAGAATATCCGAGACGCCATTGTTGCCAAATCAAGATGGGAAAGGGGATTACATCTCGGTTGCAGAGACAATTCGGGCACAGCCCTCGAACGCTTCAAGAACTTCGTCAAAGGAGAGGGCAGCAGTGGACCAGAGAATCCGATTCATCCGGCCGGACGGGGCCACAGGCGGTGGCTTGGAGTCTCTGAGGACGCAGAGCACCATATTGGCCACCTCCAGGGTCGACCAGACGCGTAGGTCACGAATGTACAGTAGGAACAAAATGAACTGGCGCAGAAGCGCCCCTGTCCTACCGCAGTCAAGTGATTCAGAGGTAGAACGGCCTAACCTTGTACCACCCAACTCGCCTGCGCTAAATAATCCACACTCAACG GTAACATCTGACCAGAGGCCCATGCGTCGGTGCAGCACCATGGAGCTATTGAACAACATAGAACACCAGTTTGATATGGTCGACTTCGAATGCGAATATACCAGTAACATACCTCCAGAGATGTCATGCTTTGTTGTATCTGACAACTATTCCACCATGGGCCCTGGATTGGACAGCGACTTTGGAGCAAGCGCCG GTGTCTCGCTCCGGATTTTATCCGCGGACAGCGACGGTCTCAACAACGGTGTGTGGGACTCCGGAATGGAATGGGACTATTACGACCCGTGCTATGTGAGGGAGAAAAACATACCCAAACAGAAACATCACATGCCTGCATTGCATACCAAGCATTATTGGGTATGA